A portion of the Clostridium gelidum genome contains these proteins:
- the accC gene encoding acetyl-CoA carboxylase biotin carboxylase subunit, producing the protein MFKKILIANRGEIAVRIIRASNEMGILTVAIYSETDKDAMHVKLADEAYCIGKTSPKDSYINVKNILSVAIHTKADAIHPGYGFLSENAEFAEMCEKFGITFIGPSHEIISKMGDKSNARDTMKKANVPTVPGTDGEIEDINEAIEIANKIGYPVIVKASAGGGGKGMRVASSKDELISSIETAQKEAQNYFGNSTVYLEKYLEYTRHVEIQIIGDNYGNVVHLGERDCSIQRRHQKLVEESPSPALNEDLRNAMGQAAINVAKSVNYNSVGTVEFLLDAENNFYFMEMNTRIQVEHGVTEMITGIDLVKEQISVAAGEKLSFTQEDVKINGCALECRINAEDPAMNFIPCPGKIENYIVPGGIGLRIDSAVYQGYVISPFYDSMVSKVIAWGRNREEAISRMKRALNEFVIEGVKTTIPFHKKLMDNETFITGNFNTKFLEIEKDLF; encoded by the coding sequence ATGTTTAAGAAGATTCTCATAGCTAATAGAGGAGAAATTGCCGTTAGAATTATACGAGCTTCTAATGAAATGGGCATTTTAACAGTTGCGATTTATTCAGAAACAGATAAAGATGCAATGCATGTTAAATTAGCAGATGAAGCTTATTGCATTGGAAAAACATCTCCAAAAGACAGTTATATTAATGTAAAAAATATATTAAGTGTAGCTATACATACTAAAGCAGATGCCATTCATCCAGGTTATGGTTTTTTATCTGAAAATGCAGAGTTTGCAGAAATGTGCGAAAAGTTTGGAATTACTTTTATAGGTCCATCACATGAAATTATAAGCAAAATGGGTGATAAATCTAATGCAAGGGATACTATGAAAAAGGCAAATGTGCCTACTGTTCCAGGAACTGATGGTGAAATAGAAGATATAAATGAGGCAATAGAAATTGCAAATAAAATAGGATACCCTGTTATTGTTAAAGCATCTGCTGGTGGTGGCGGTAAAGGAATGAGAGTTGCGAGTTCTAAGGATGAATTAATAAGCTCTATTGAAACAGCTCAAAAGGAAGCTCAAAATTACTTTGGTAATTCTACTGTTTATTTAGAAAAATACTTAGAATATACAAGACATGTTGAAATTCAAATAATAGGAGATAACTATGGAAATGTAGTTCATCTAGGGGAAAGAGATTGTTCAATACAAAGACGTCATCAAAAACTTGTAGAGGAATCACCATCACCTGCACTAAATGAGGATTTACGTAATGCTATGGGGCAAGCTGCCATTAATGTAGCTAAATCAGTAAATTATAATAGTGTAGGAACGGTTGAATTTCTTTTAGATGCGGAAAATAATTTCTACTTTATGGAAATGAATACGAGGATACAAGTAGAACATGGAGTAACTGAAATGATAACTGGAATTGACCTTGTGAAGGAGCAAATATCAGTAGCAGCAGGGGAAAAATTATCATTTACTCAGGAAGACGTAAAAATAAATGGGTGTGCCTTAGAATGTAGAATAAATGCAGAAGACCCAGCTATGAATTTTATTCCATGCCCAGGAAAAATTGAAAATTACATAGTTCCTGGAGGAATTGGACTCAGAATAGATAGTGCAGTTTATCAGGGATATGTTATCTCACCATTTTATGATTCAATGGTATCAAAAGTAATTGCGTGGGGAAGAAATCGAGAGGAAGCCATTTCAAGAATGAAAAGAGCCTTAAATGAATTTGTTATTGAAGGAGTTAAAACAACAATTCCATTCCATAAAAAATTAATGGATAATGAAACTTTTATAACAGGAAACTTTAATACTAAATTTTTAGAAATAGAGAAAGATTTATTTTAG
- a CDS encoding 5-oxoprolinase subunit C family protein, with protein MNISVLNPGLLTTIQDLGRSGYQKYGVIVSGAMDTYAMRLSNILVGNEENEGVLEITLIGPSLKLEAGTLFSITGADISPTINGKKIPRGRPIYLNKDCILKFGYCKAGCLSYLAVAGGFDVKKIMESKSTYLRAQFGGFNGRSLKKDDILRIGVKSSKAIKIIKKLEEIKVKGDFIAPSWYIKNFMIQNTESTVIRVFEDRQFHKISEKSINKFFNSKFNIDIKSDRMGYRLAGEKIELKEKLEMISEEVSLGTIQIPPDGNPIILLADRQTTGGYPKIAHVASVDIQKIVQLKPNDKIEFKKITLKEAEKLYFKREIYIVDLKKAIEIITI; from the coding sequence ATGAACATATCTGTTTTAAATCCAGGGCTCCTTACAACTATTCAAGATTTGGGGAGAAGTGGATATCAAAAATATGGAGTTATAGTTAGTGGTGCTATGGATACATATGCTATGAGACTTTCAAATATCTTAGTTGGAAATGAAGAAAATGAAGGTGTTCTAGAAATAACATTGATTGGTCCTTCTTTAAAGCTTGAGGCGGGAACTTTATTTTCCATAACAGGTGCAGATATATCACCAACTATTAACGGAAAGAAAATTCCTAGAGGAAGACCAATTTACTTAAATAAGGATTGTATATTAAAGTTTGGCTATTGCAAAGCAGGATGCCTTTCTTACTTAGCTGTAGCTGGAGGTTTTGATGTAAAAAAGATTATGGAAAGTAAAAGTACATATTTAAGAGCACAATTTGGTGGTTTTAACGGAAGAAGTTTGAAAAAAGATGACATTCTTAGGATTGGTGTTAAAAGTTCTAAAGCCATTAAAATAATAAAAAAGCTAGAAGAAATAAAGGTTAAGGGTGATTTTATAGCTCCAAGCTGGTATATTAAGAATTTTATGATTCAAAATACTGAAAGTACAGTTATAAGAGTTTTTGAAGATAGACAATTTCATAAGATATCTGAAAAAAGCATAAATAAATTTTTCAACTCAAAATTTAATATAGATATTAAATCTGATAGAATGGGATATCGTTTAGCTGGAGAAAAAATCGAGCTTAAAGAAAAGTTAGAAATGATATCAGAAGAAGTGTCACTGGGTACTATTCAAATTCCTCCAGATGGGAATCCTATTATTCTTTTAGCAGATAGACAAACTACTGGTGGATATCCAAAGATAGCGCATGTAGCCTCTGTAGACATTCAAAAGATAGTTCAACTTAAACCTAATGATAAAATTGAATTTAAAAAAATAACCTTGAAGGAAGCTGAAAAATTATACTTTAAAAGAGAAATTTATATAGTAGACTTGAAAAAAGCTATAGAAATAATAACGATATAA
- a CDS encoding 5-oxoprolinase subunit PxpA — protein MYQVDLNCDLGESFGSYKIGLDEDVISYISSANIACGFHGSDPLIMAKTVELAKKSNVCVGAHPGLPDLVGFGRRNMDISPQEAKAMVQYQIGALESFCKAQGTKMYHVKPHGALYNMAGKDLNLALAICEGIYEVNPDLILLALSGSKMIEAAKHIGLKVAREAFADRAYEEDGSLVSRTKEGSMILDENEAIKRVIRMIKENKVKTITGIDIPIKVDSICVHGDGIKALEFVRKINFSFEEEKIKIVSLSKIIL, from the coding sequence ATGTATCAGGTAGATTTAAATTGTGATTTAGGAGAAAGTTTTGGAAGCTATAAGATTGGTTTAGATGAAGATGTGATTTCATATATTTCTTCTGCTAATATAGCATGTGGTTTTCATGGATCAGATCCACTTATCATGGCAAAAACCGTTGAATTAGCTAAGAAATCTAATGTATGCGTTGGTGCACATCCAGGATTACCTGATTTAGTTGGTTTTGGAAGAAGGAATATGGATATTTCTCCACAGGAAGCTAAAGCAATGGTGCAATATCAAATTGGTGCATTAGAATCATTTTGCAAAGCACAAGGAACTAAAATGTATCATGTAAAACCACACGGAGCTTTATATAATATGGCTGGAAAAGATTTAAACCTTGCACTTGCAATTTGTGAAGGAATCTATGAAGTGAATCCTGATTTGATTTTACTTGCACTATCTGGAAGCAAAATGATTGAAGCTGCAAAACATATTGGATTAAAGGTAGCAAGGGAAGCTTTTGCAGATCGTGCTTATGAAGAAGATGGTTCTTTAGTTTCAAGAACTAAAGAAGGCTCAATGATACTTGATGAAAATGAAGCCATTAAACGAGTTATTAGAATGATTAAAGAAAATAAGGTAAAAACAATTACAGGAATAGATATACCAATTAAAGTTGATTCAATATGTGTTCATGGTGATGGAATTAAGGCATTAGAATTTGTAAGAAAAATTAATTTCAGTTTTGAGGAAGAAAAAATAAAAATTGTTTCATTATCTAAAATTATTTTATAG
- a CDS encoding pyruvate kinase encodes MYIIATVGPNVKDRTVLKGIMDNGVNALRFNFIHGSETEFLEFLKIAKEINKDVEIILDLSGTKVRVSSNFEYIYKVYDDEEIYFCGEDKYDEMKNNISKIKAKIIPLNITNKILNQKKYEQIGIKDNTMLFNVIDRNNGLIRVVAVRGGIIRKGKGCNIKGLDRELILLSQKDKDAIIWGIKNNVDIICQSFVEDKEDIKEIKLFLNDKIINEYKPRIWAKIETLNGINNIKSILSEVDGIVIGRGDLIPETSIEDTPIHEEKIINEVSKDKDKDIIMATHLFNSMKNGKMPSISEVESIYNFIKAGATGFLLAGETSIGKAPVKTVEFLSKLISKYKPS; translated from the coding sequence ATGTATATAATAGCGACAGTAGGGCCAAATGTAAAAGATAGGACTGTGCTTAAGGGCATAATGGATAATGGTGTAAATGCATTAAGATTTAATTTTATACATGGAAGTGAAACGGAATTTCTAGAATTTTTAAAAATAGCAAAAGAAATAAATAAAGACGTAGAAATAATACTAGATCTTTCAGGAACTAAAGTCAGAGTGTCTAGTAACTTTGAATATATATATAAAGTTTATGATGATGAAGAAATTTATTTTTGTGGAGAAGACAAATATGATGAAATGAAAAATAATATAAGTAAAATTAAAGCTAAGATAATTCCATTGAATATAACAAATAAAATTTTAAATCAAAAAAAATATGAACAAATAGGTATAAAAGATAATACTATGCTTTTTAATGTTATAGATAGGAATAATGGACTTATTAGAGTTGTTGCAGTAAGGGGAGGAATCATTAGAAAGGGAAAAGGTTGTAATATAAAGGGTTTAGATAGAGAACTTATTTTATTAAGTCAAAAAGATAAGGATGCCATAATATGGGGCATAAAGAATAACGTAGATATAATATGTCAATCATTTGTTGAAGATAAGGAAGATATTAAAGAAATAAAATTATTTTTAAATGATAAAATTATAAATGAATATAAACCTAGAATTTGGGCGAAGATAGAAACTCTAAATGGTATAAATAATATAAAAAGTATTTTAAGTGAAGTGGATGGAATAGTTATAGGAAGGGGGGATTTAATTCCGGAAACATCTATAGAAGATACACCAATACATGAGGAAAAAATAATAAATGAAGTAAGCAAAGATAAAGACAAAGATATAATTATGGCAACTCATCTTTTTAATAGCATGAAAAATGGAAAAATGCCATCAATTTCAGAAGTTGAAAGTATATATAATTTTATAAAAGCAGGTGCTACAGGTTTCCTTTTAGCTGGAGAGACATCCATAGGAAAAGCACCTGTAAAAACAGTTGAATTTCTAAGTAAACTAATCTCAAAATATAAACCTAGTTGA
- a CDS encoding putative hydro-lyase, with protein MNYSKMKPKEVRSLIREGKITGTTSGMCAGYAQANLVILPKELAYDFLLFTQRNPKSCPVLEVSDVGSRNLRYIAENADIACDIPKYRVYEDGILTGEYTSVEHLWRDDFVSFLIGCSFSFESELIDAGVPIRHIEENCNVPMFITNIECEPAGIFNGKMVVSMRPIPYAQIIKSVMVTGTMPKVHGTPIHIGDPSVIGISNINNPDFGDCVKIKEGEVPVFWPCGVTPQSVVMNVKPKIVITHSPGHMLITDTKNIDLKY; from the coding sequence GTGAATTATTCGAAAATGAAGCCTAAAGAGGTTCGTAGCTTAATACGTGAAGGGAAAATTACAGGGACAACCTCTGGAATGTGTGCTGGATATGCACAAGCTAATTTAGTTATTCTGCCAAAAGAGTTAGCTTACGATTTTTTATTATTTACTCAAAGGAATCCAAAGTCTTGCCCAGTACTCGAAGTTAGTGATGTTGGTAGTAGAAACCTTAGATATATTGCAGAGAATGCAGATATAGCTTGTGATATTCCTAAATATAGAGTTTATGAAGATGGAATACTAACTGGGGAATATACAAGTGTAGAGCATTTGTGGAGAGATGATTTTGTAAGCTTTTTAATAGGTTGTAGCTTTTCTTTTGAATCAGAGCTAATAGATGCTGGTGTACCAATAAGGCATATTGAAGAAAATTGTAATGTACCTATGTTTATAACTAATATAGAATGTGAACCTGCAGGTATATTTAATGGGAAAATGGTTGTTAGTATGAGACCTATTCCTTACGCGCAAATTATAAAATCAGTAATGGTAACAGGAACAATGCCAAAGGTTCATGGAACACCAATTCATATTGGAGATCCTTCTGTTATCGGAATTTCTAATATTAATAATCCTGATTTTGGCGATTGTGTTAAAATAAAAGAAGGGGAAGTACCAGTATTTTGGCCTTGTGGTGTAACACCACAGTCCGTAGTTATGAATGTAAAGCCTAAAATTGTTATTACACATTCTCCAGGGCATATGCTTATAACTGATACTAAAAATATAGATTTAAAATACTGA
- the pxpB gene encoding 5-oxoprolinase subunit PxpB, whose amino-acid sequence MRTEKIKIETEISQISETSALIEFGYEIKEDINKRIRTFCTYLDEHPFIGMIEYVPAFASVSIIYNPLDIKCECPFDVVKSILEDILSKLDFSLMDEEHIIEIPVCYGGEFGPDIEHVAKINNLTVDEVINIHCEGKYLVYMIGFAPGFPYLGGMSEKIAAPRRESPRTAIPKGSVGIAGMQTGLYPIETPGGWQLIGRTPIKMFDLDNKSLLKSGDIAKFYSISYEEYLELKEGDQ is encoded by the coding sequence ATGAGGACAGAAAAGATTAAGATTGAAACTGAAATTTCTCAAATAAGTGAAACCTCAGCTTTGATTGAATTTGGATATGAAATTAAGGAAGATATAAATAAAAGAATAAGAACATTTTGTACATATCTAGATGAACATCCTTTTATAGGAATGATAGAATATGTACCTGCTTTTGCAAGTGTTTCTATTATTTACAATCCTTTAGATATAAAGTGTGAATGTCCATTTGATGTAGTAAAGTCTATTTTAGAGGATATACTATCTAAACTTGATTTTTCTTTGATGGATGAAGAACATATTATTGAAATTCCAGTATGCTATGGTGGAGAATTTGGACCAGATATTGAACATGTAGCTAAAATAAACAACCTTACTGTAGATGAGGTAATAAATATTCATTGTGAGGGAAAATATTTAGTTTATATGATTGGATTTGCACCGGGGTTTCCTTATTTAGGAGGAATGTCAGAAAAGATTGCAGCACCAAGACGTGAATCTCCAAGGACAGCAATACCTAAAGGTTCAGTTGGTATTGCCGGAATGCAAACTGGATTATATCCAATTGAAACTCCTGGTGGATGGCAACTTATAGGGAGAACTCCAATAAAGATGTTCGATTTAGATAATAAAAGCCTTTTAAAGTCAGGAGATATAGCTAAATTTTATTCTATTTCTTATGAGGAATACCTAGAGCTAAAGGAGGGAGACCAATGA
- a CDS encoding J domain-containing protein has protein sequence MNPYEVLGIKPGATQAEIKSAYRKLIKQYHPDKFIDNPLQNLAQEKMIEINEAYDALTKNAGNTNYNSSSSSSSNSSNASNYNNSSSGSYEFQEIRRSIQSGNYAFAENKLNSINNRNAEWHYLYGAVLVNKGWFDSGLEHMNTAVSMDPNNLEYRQGLNSLKQRGNGYSNPYYRTTNRNNNDMLSCCVNLWCLDSLCECAGGDLIGCC, from the coding sequence ATGAATCCATATGAAGTATTAGGCATAAAACCTGGTGCAACCCAAGCTGAAATAAAAAGTGCTTATAGAAAACTTATTAAACAATACCACCCCGATAAATTTATAGATAATCCTCTTCAAAATTTAGCACAGGAAAAAATGATTGAAATTAATGAAGCTTATGATGCTTTAACAAAGAATGCTGGGAATACTAACTATAATTCTAGCAGTTCTAGTTCTAGTAACTCAAGTAATGCTTCTAATTATAATAATTCTTCAAGTGGATCTTATGAATTCCAAGAAATAAGAAGATCAATCCAATCTGGGAATTATGCATTTGCTGAAAATAAATTAAATTCTATTAACAATAGAAATGCAGAATGGCATTATTTATATGGTGCAGTACTAGTTAACAAGGGTTGGTTTGATTCTGGTCTTGAACATATGAATACAGCTGTTAGTATGGATCCAAATAATTTAGAATATAGACAGGGTTTAAATTCTTTAAAACAAAGAGGTAATGGCTATTCTAATCCTTATTATAGAACAACAAATAGAAATAATAATGATATGTTAAGCTGTTGTGTCAATCTTTGGTGTTTAGATTCTTTATGTGAATGTGCTGGTGGCGATTTAATTGGTTGTTGTTAA
- a CDS encoding DUF5685 family protein, protein MFGYVTPLKAEMKVKDFARFKCYYCGLCCHIKKEFGNIPRMSLNYDMTFLGLLLDALNPEELEVSSHRCALHPTEKKIVVANNKSLSYAAAMNISLFYYKLLDDVHDDKNLRSKFFSVVLSPYKRKFGASIIKINNDIKKCLKNLSILEDNKSFTSIDEICDPFSNLVGLILRDYPYKLKDDCLELRNTLYTLGYSIGKWIYLIDALDDLKSDMEKDKFNPINFLYNKNSLEYDKFIDFIKPKIEFTILNCGYSCKENLEKLQLNRNEDILYNIIQLGLMDKYITVTKNPESTNETKRSDL, encoded by the coding sequence TTGTTTGGATATGTTACTCCACTGAAGGCAGAAATGAAAGTAAAGGATTTTGCTAGATTTAAATGCTATTATTGTGGATTATGTTGTCACATAAAAAAAGAATTTGGTAATATCCCTAGAATGTCTCTAAATTATGATATGACTTTTTTAGGATTATTATTAGATGCATTAAATCCAGAAGAATTAGAAGTATCATCCCATAGATGTGCACTTCACCCTACTGAAAAAAAGATTGTAGTAGCTAATAATAAATCTTTGTCTTATGCAGCTGCTATGAATATCTCCTTATTTTATTATAAATTATTAGATGATGTACACGATGATAAAAATTTAAGAAGTAAGTTTTTTTCAGTTGTCTTATCGCCTTATAAAAGAAAATTTGGAGCTTCAATAATTAAAATTAATAACGATATTAAAAAGTGTTTAAAAAATCTTTCTATATTAGAAGATAATAAATCTTTTACTTCTATAGATGAAATATGTGATCCATTTAGTAATTTAGTTGGTCTAATCTTACGTGATTATCCTTATAAGCTTAAGGATGATTGCCTAGAGCTTAGAAATACTTTGTATACTTTAGGGTATTCTATAGGCAAATGGATTTATTTAATAGATGCCTTAGATGATTTAAAATCTGATATGGAAAAAGATAAGTTTAATCCAATAAATTTTTTATATAATAAAAATTCCTTAGAATATGATAAATTTATTGATTTTATAAAACCTAAAATAGAATTCACTATTTTAAATTGTGGATATAGCTGCAAGGAAAACTTAGAAAAATTGCAACTTAATAGAAATGAAGATATACTATATAACATAATTCAACTCGGCTTAATGGATAAATACATAACTGTAACTAAAAATCCAGAAAGTACAAATGAAACTAAAAGGAGCGATTTATAA
- a CDS encoding DUF4883 family protein encodes MKKLNFIFIIILLLFILNGCSFQDPKYINLSTKPSNHYYTDELENRILNNENFTLYVFDTNLYKEIEVPIEENDIIENFISALVDDNYSEDQIDIEEPFRLKVVFNDDKYLINVFNDSIVSISPWDGNYKEDVISIKDLPLKYNLLDFCNHIANKPLSK; translated from the coding sequence TTGAAAAAGTTAAATTTTATTTTTATAATCATTCTATTGCTTTTTATTTTAAATGGTTGCAGTTTTCAGGATCCTAAATACATAAATCTTTCTACCAAACCAAGTAATCATTATTATACCGATGAGCTTGAAAATAGAATTTTAAATAATGAAAATTTCACTCTATATGTGTTTGATACTAATTTATATAAAGAAATAGAAGTTCCAATTGAGGAAAATGATATAATTGAAAACTTTATTTCTGCTCTAGTTGATGATAATTATTCTGAAGATCAAATTGATATTGAAGAGCCCTTTAGGTTAAAAGTAGTTTTTAACGATGATAAATACTTAATTAATGTTTTTAATGATTCTATTGTATCCATTTCTCCATGGGATGGGAATTATAAAGAAGATGTTATATCAATAAAAGATTTGCCTTTGAAATATAATCTTTTAGATTTTTGTAATCATATAGCTAATAAACCCTTATCAAAATAA
- a CDS encoding DUF4392 domain-containing protein, which yields MKQEQLTIFNMGENLDNLMNLDPRGYGVCRILYSAAREYTEEPLTTNAAKKLVDTLKEGDLVYIMTGFVLLPFKKAEMDGIVSSLLLARSLVKAFNVKPVIICPDDNMEAVKNLAYVIGLHLYDNIEELNEYPISMAAIAFTKDVKKCAKQADEIIAKGLPSAVISIECPGANSVGTYHNAVGLDVTDLEAKQDILFTKLQDKGVLNIAIGDLGNEMGMGTIKKQLEEYIPYAAKGKCNCGCNGGIAAFTKADNIITATVSDWGCYGLIAAIAYLKKDLEILHTKEMQEEVMVVASRSGMIDMYGWLVPAIDGFGVSMNRSIVNLMRECVDSAIKLEKTTAKWFKEVIELGFYENIMQEQEANENLIRLNERSNRG from the coding sequence ATGAAACAAGAACAGTTAACAATATTTAATATGGGAGAGAATTTAGATAATTTAATGAATTTAGATCCTAGAGGATATGGTGTATGTCGTATTTTATATTCTGCTGCAAGAGAATATACAGAGGAACCTTTAACTACAAATGCAGCTAAAAAATTGGTAGATACATTAAAAGAGGGAGATTTGGTTTATATAATGACTGGATTTGTGCTACTTCCATTTAAAAAAGCAGAAATGGATGGGATAGTAAGTTCGCTCCTCTTGGCAAGATCACTAGTTAAGGCCTTTAATGTAAAACCTGTAATCATATGCCCTGATGATAATATGGAAGCTGTAAAAAATTTAGCTTATGTAATTGGATTACATTTGTATGACAATATAGAAGAATTAAACGAATATCCTATATCAATGGCGGCTATAGCATTTACAAAGGACGTAAAAAAGTGTGCTAAGCAGGCAGATGAAATTATAGCTAAGGGATTACCTAGTGCGGTTATTAGCATAGAGTGTCCTGGAGCGAATTCAGTTGGGACTTATCATAATGCAGTAGGTTTAGATGTGACAGACTTAGAAGCAAAACAAGATATCTTATTTACTAAATTACAGGATAAAGGAGTTCTTAATATAGCAATAGGTGACCTTGGAAATGAAATGGGTATGGGAACTATTAAAAAGCAGTTAGAAGAATATATTCCATATGCAGCTAAAGGAAAATGTAATTGTGGATGCAATGGAGGAATTGCAGCATTTACAAAGGCAGATAATATTATAACTGCTACTGTTTCTGACTGGGGATGTTATGGATTAATTGCAGCAATTGCTTATTTAAAGAAAGACTTAGAAATATTGCATACAAAGGAAATGCAAGAAGAAGTTATGGTTGTGGCGTCTCGAAGTGGAATGATAGATATGTATGGTTGGTTAGTTCCTGCTATAGATGGTTTTGGCGTGTCTATGAATCGTTCAATAGTTAATCTAATGAGAGAATGTGTAGATTCTGCTATCAAATTAGAGAAAACAACTGCTAAGTGGTTTAAAGAGGTTATTGAATTAGGTTTTTATGAAAATATAATGCAAGAACAAGAGGCTAATGAAAATTTGATAAGGCTAAATGAAAGGAGTAATAGAGGGTGA
- the alr gene encoding alanine racemase, whose protein sequence is MEKYLRTYAKIDLNAVLHNINEIKKKIGQNAKIMAIIKANGYGHGATALGDFLENEVDYYGVATIEEAMELRVNGIKLPILILGYTSPSQYIDIVENDITQTIYTVEMADEISKVGALCKKKAKVHIALDTGMTRIGFQADKAGILEVEEIFTFSHLIVEGLFTHFACADEADKSYSKFQIDRYDNFVRLLEEKGIHIPIKHMCNSAGIMEFDHHHFDMVRAGIITYGLYPSQDVDKNAIKLKPALEWKTHVINVKTVDAGYGVSYGITYITKNKTKIATVSIGYADGYLRALSSKARVLIHGKYAPIIGRICMDQMMIDVTNIDNVKIEDEVTLVGKDGNNIISIEELADIAGSFNYEFACGIGNRVTRVYKYIG, encoded by the coding sequence GTGGAGAAATATCTTAGAACTTATGCAAAAATAGATTTGAATGCTGTATTGCATAATATAAATGAAATCAAGAAAAAGATAGGACAAAATGCAAAAATCATGGCAATAATTAAGGCAAACGGATATGGTCATGGTGCTACAGCTCTTGGAGATTTCCTTGAAAATGAAGTGGATTATTATGGAGTGGCTACTATAGAAGAGGCAATGGAACTTCGCGTAAATGGAATAAAATTGCCTATATTAATTCTTGGCTATACATCACCAAGTCAGTATATAGATATAGTTGAAAATGATATTACCCAAACTATTTATACTGTGGAAATGGCTGACGAAATCTCAAAAGTAGGGGCACTATGTAAGAAGAAAGCTAAAGTTCATATTGCTCTAGATACTGGTATGACTAGAATAGGATTTCAAGCAGATAAAGCTGGGATTTTAGAAGTTGAAGAAATTTTCACATTTTCACATTTGATAGTTGAAGGTCTATTTACTCATTTTGCATGTGCAGATGAAGCAGATAAAAGTTATAGTAAATTTCAAATAGATAGATATGATAATTTTGTGAGATTATTAGAAGAAAAGGGCATTCACATTCCTATTAAGCATATGTGTAATAGTGCAGGAATAATGGAGTTTGATCATCATCACTTTGATATGGTTAGAGCTGGAATAATTACTTATGGATTATATCCATCACAAGATGTTGATAAAAATGCTATTAAGCTAAAGCCTGCTTTAGAATGGAAAACACACGTAATTAATGTAAAGACTGTTGATGCAGGATATGGTGTAAGTTATGGAATAACTTATATTACAAAAAATAAAACAAAGATTGCAACTGTTTCTATTGGATATGCTGATGGGTATCTGAGGGCACTTTCATCAAAAGCAAGAGTATTGATTCACGGCAAATATGCACCAATTATAGGTAGGATTTGTATGGACCAAATGATGATTGATGTTACAAATATAGATAATGTAAAGATTGAAGATGAAGTAACCTTAGTAGGGAAAGATGGGAATAATATTATTTCAATTGAAGAGTTAGCAGATATAGCAGGAAGCTTTAATTATGAATTTGCCTGTGGTATAGGAAATAGGGTTACAAGAGTATATAAATATATAGGTTGA
- a CDS encoding acetyl-CoA carboxylase biotin carboxyl carrier protein — translation MIKIDDIEKIIEVVNKYNFSRFEFEQDKSKIIIEKNGAPKTENNEPFKFETKSFEAKIEKVQDFKEEIIEKEYIKAAFPGNFYCSKEQGEKAFVNLYDEVQCDSIVGLIEAMKLFNEIEAGADGTIIDVLVKDGDFVEYGQPLFEIKSK, via the coding sequence ATGATTAAAATAGATGATATAGAAAAGATTATTGAAGTTGTTAATAAATATAATTTTTCTCGCTTTGAATTTGAACAAGATAAAAGTAAGATAATTATAGAAAAGAATGGAGCACCTAAAACAGAAAATAATGAACCTTTTAAGTTTGAAACTAAAAGTTTTGAGGCTAAAATTGAAAAAGTTCAAGATTTTAAAGAAGAAATTATTGAAAAAGAATATATAAAAGCTGCTTTTCCTGGAAACTTTTACTGCTCAAAGGAACAAGGCGAAAAAGCTTTTGTTAATCTTTATGATGAAGTTCAATGTGACAGTATAGTTGGACTAATTGAAGCAATGAAATTATTTAATGAAATTGAAGCTGGAGCTGACGGAACAATTATTGATGTATTAGTTAAAGATGGAGACTTTGTTGAATATGGTCAACCATTATTTGAAATTAAAAGTAAATAA